In the Silene latifolia isolate original U9 population chromosome 1, ASM4854445v1, whole genome shotgun sequence genome, CAAACCCCAATCGACTTGGGCTAGGCATAAGAAAAAGCATCAGGCTCAAGAAGTTGAAGgtggcatacaaatgatacaatataAGGCGTGGAACTCCTAAGCTTGAGGGAGAGCTGATATATTCGTGAAAGGTGACATGGCTCATAGTGACGACTGATAAGACAAGGCTCTATCCAATAAAAGACTGTTAGCGGCACGACGAGGTTGGCTAAGGCTTAACGGAGGTAACAAACAACGATGTCCATGGTAAAGTCTAAAGGGTGGTCCAGTGGATTTGAGATAACGAGTAATACGTAAATTAcgaataaataaataatcaaaGTGCATTTTAGACTGGATGCAGATGGTTTAATCTACGATATTTGTCAATATGTTCATGGGATAATTTTACATTTGGATTTGAAGATATTTAAGGTTTCACTCTAAAGTATGCAATTAGCATGtcctccattttttttttcattttttacgTTATTAGTCTAGCCATTTTCATACAGGTGTTCACAAGTCTTCTACAACTCcgataaaataaacaataatttGAACATGAAGTAATCTCCAAATAATTATTAGAGCACTTAGTTAGCGAAATCAACGAAGATTAACCACTATATAACAACATTAATATGCGATATTACAAAACATTCAATCAATATATATCGATACAGTATTTATTACAAATAAATGTTGTAACATTTTCTCACATGCAACACCATCAACAACCCGCACGGACATTGGATCAACCAATCAACTAATTGATACAGTCTCAATTTATGCACTTTCTAAGCCCTTATTTGTCCCATTTCCCTTGCTATTTACGCTATTATGAGCGATATTTGGTGACAATTCCTTCCTATTTGCAATTTTGCGCTTTATGAACGGTTTTACGGGTAAACAACTAAATGGAGCGGTTTTTACCCCAATTTGAGTGCAAAAGGAGGATTCATGGACATCAAAGTACAATCACAAGAAGACAAAAGGAAACCGAACAAGGAAAATCGAGGCACGACTATCTAGAAGGCCCACATACCGTTAAGGACACTCTATCACCCTTCCCTAACGGATAAGGTTGGTCCCTAACTGGTAGGAGAGCATATCTGAGGGAGAAGGGGGAGAATTAGAGCTACATGTGTTCATGATGACTATTGAGGAAGACTTTACCCGATCGGATAAAACTGTTACCGCCCCATTTTCTTTATAGAGTTCACTACCCTTAATGATGAGCCTTATATACCCATAAATTGTAATTGGGGTATATCTTAGATCATCTCAGCTTAAGTAAACCATAGATCTACATTTAGTCTTTAATCTTTTCTAAATAGTTTAATTTTTCCATAATTACgcattaatctttctttaatctaGCTTAGTTCTCTAGACTAGTTAATTGTTGAAGATTGGTGACAAAATCTTCTTATTAATTTAGGATCCTTTCTTATTTCTTCATCTATATATTATTATCATTCTCCTAATTAGTTTGTATAATCTTTAATCTCCTTTtaattatttgttaatttttgtttagtttgttaattacTTGCTTTAGATCGTTATGTTTAGTTTAGATTCCATGTTTTATGTTATTGTTAGTTTAGATTCCATGTTTTATGTTATTGTTAGCATATTTTCACTagtcatgagtgagtagtgatTAGGCTAGGGTTATAGAGGGATTATGGAGACATGATCAAGGGTTAATCtatgattgttgtgtatgattatTGATTAATGGTTTTATTTCCAATCCTTGCACACAATGTGTTTGATGAAAGGCGTGAATGATCAATTCTCaagttttattgcttgttttacgcATCTATAAGATCGAAAGTCTTAGATGTCATTAGAAGCGTGCATGATTTTGGTAGGAGGACCTTCTGTACTAGAGAGCTAACTCGTGTTGCCTTGGGTAGAGTCGTAAGATAGAGAGACTCAACTCATCAACCAAATAGAACCCCAAATGATAATTAATTACCAACCAGTAGATTCTTAATCAACCCCATATGAACCCAACTAACACTAGTTTCCTCTTTTGTTGATTTTATATCGATTATTCTAGTTCCTTGCTTTAGTTTACAttactttattgttttatttacatttcataattTAGAACTTTAATCCAAACTCAGATCGTGACAACTTGCACTTCTAATTTAGATGTATGAACTATTTTAGACATCCCCGTCCCATGAATCAACCTTGACTTACCGCTTTGCTAAGTTAAGTTTATAATTGTGTTTGGTAAACCCCAACGACACGCCTATCACTAATTAAGACTGCAAGGAGTAATCcacaattaatttattatttcataGAGTATACATCAGATGTTGTACAACTAGTTGTGTAATTTCtgaattttataataaaattttcgagttttgttttataCATTATGAGTTTTTAAGCTTGTCCATTTAAATATTAAGTTAAAAAATACAATATTGCTCAAAATTATACATATAAATAAACTTAGTTTTAAGTTTTGacgtaaaaataaaataaaatataatttacAAACGTTACAAATTTAGAAAAATTACATATAAACTCAATTAATAAAGGGATCTGATGTAATACGTCCGATGCGTAATTCTTTTTTCCTCAATTTAGGGCAACACATAAAATAAACATCAAAGATGCATCTTGATGCATGACCTATGATATCTTAACACATAAGATACAAAATGTCAGACTTTTACACGGGCACAATGGTCATAGCAAGAGACCCACAACCCGACCCGGTCAACAAGTCCCTTTTGTCTCTGGCCCGCTAACACAACCTGTCCAACCCACCTCCCCAACCGGGCCGGTCACTGGCTCACTCATTCTCAATCCACCAACCTTTTTGTCCAACCTTGCCAGTTCAGGGCCTCCACTCCTCCAGGCTTACCCGACCCTAACCCCCACATCTTAGTAACACACATCTTAGCAATCATGGTCAACCGTTATTTCGTTGGTGTGTTGAGCATTGAGTCTTGAAGGATGTTAAATTAAGACCCCGAATGAATGACATCGCCATAAAATatcatgacaaattgacaatgaTATGCAGCACTCCCCCGTCCAGGTAAATTGTTATCTATTTTCATTTTGAGGTGTATCATttatttgttatctatttctatTTAAGGCAAATATTGAACAAGTGGCTAGTGTATGCAAGTGGTAATATTGTAATAATCTCTTTATTTTATTAGTCTTTGTATAAAAATAAATAGATAATAATTTATtgaaatggagggagtaacaCACATCTTAGCAACGTTGGTCAACCAATACCGTATGATGATGAACATTGAGTCTTGAAGGACGTTGCATACTTGCATGAGGATGGCGATCagactccaaaaaaaaaaaaagagccgTTGGGGAGATGATCAAACAAACACACccggaaaaacacaaaaaccaaaccgGACCAATAGAAAGAAAGAAGCAAAGGCGGGACGGATAGCTAGCGTGGCAAACAAATAAAAGAGCAAAATAAAATCCCAAATTTCAAAAACCCGCCTAAATTTGCAAagggtagagaaagagaaacaaaaaCACTAACACAGAATTGAAACACACTCGCTGAAAGAATAACAAAACAAATACCAACAACACCCTTCAACTCTCCTCCTTTTATCCCCCCTTCCTTCCCAACTCTTCCCTTCAATCCTCTCCCCTCTTTCCTTTCCCCAATCTCTCTCTTCCCTCTCAAACCCTAACCCTATCTTTCTGGTATGACAtctctctcctctttttctttgttttttctcCATTTTTCGCTTTAATTTGTACAAATTTTCGCTTATTTTTTTGTCAAATTTTCGCTTGTTGTTGACgaatttttttattgtttttgtcaAATTTTCTGTTCATATTGTCAAATTTTCGCTTATTTCTCTAATTTACTCGATTTCTCGATTGTTTTCCTCAATTTTTCTGCTTATTATTGTCGATTCGTTCGCTTGTTATTGCTGATTTTATCGATTTTTTGCTTAATTTTGTCGATTTATTTGCTATGATTTTGATGTTTGATCGCGTTTTTGTGTTTATGTTACAGTAGTTATAATGAAGGGAGGAAAGTCTAAGGCGGATACTAAAAAAGCCGAAGGAAGGTAGTTATCTTCACCGATATTCTTCGTTCTACTTTTCGAACGTTTCGCTTTGTTGTTGATCTGGTTTTTGTGATTATTTCTGGCGTTTATTGATGTTCGTTATTGATGTTCGAGCATAGTATGAACATCTTCATTGATTTTCTTCATGTTTTGCTTTTCGGAACGTTTCGCTACTTGTTGATCTGGTTTGATTGAGATATCTTTGAAGTTAGTTGATGTTCGAGGATGAGTATGAATTTTGATTGTGTTAATTTTTGTTTAGTTTTAgttaatttgtgatttaagtCTTCTGTATAATAATTTAtcatttttttgctttttttcacCTGTAAATTGTTGTAGTTCAGCGTTTTGGTCAATTTGTTGAGGTCAACATGAGCTGTGGTTTTGTTTTAGATTTTGCTATAAGTTCATTTGCGGCATCTGATTTTGATCAGTAATCGTAAAATCGACTTTGACATTTAAAGGAGTTACAGATCTGTATCGATTTTTGCTCTATTTCGTGCCTTTCAATTTAGCTATTGTCACTGTGTAGATAATTGACATCCGATTACTTGTTTTTTTTTCCCGTTTTTTCGATGGACTTTTGTACTTGTAACAACTTTAAAGCTCTTTCTATGTCAAGTTAGTTAtgtgaataaatgaagttgaaaactaTAGTCTAGATTGATTGATTTTGAGTAGCTGTTTGTTATACGTTGACCTCTTAAAAATAGAGTGACAGTTATATTATTCTGATGATGTTATACGCACTTCTGATGCTAGATCTGTCCATAAGTTTTCTTTTGTTGAAAGATTATTGATCTCGGAAATTTTGTTCAGGCTTGCTGTCAAGAAAGGTGCCCCTGCTAAGAAGGGGAAGCCAGCCAAGGACCCTAACAAGCCCAAGAGGCCACCAAGTGCCTTCTTTGTTTTCATGTAATCTTTTTGTTGGCCGACTATTTCCTTTACTGGTTAACTGTCGTGTGCTTAGTTTCCTCGCTGTGGTCCTCATGATTGCTGTTTTGTCAATATTAGGGAGGATTTCCGAGTTCAGTATAAGCAGAAACACCCTAACAACAAATCTGTTGCTGCTGTGAGTCCTGTTTCATACTTGAATTTCAGATGATTTGAATCCGATCTAATATTTGTAGATTGTCCACAGCTTTTGTTAACAAGATTACACCCTTGTTTATAGGTTGGGAAAGCCGGTGGAGAGAAATGGAAGTCATTGTCTGATGCTGTAAGTTTATCAGCTATTGCTTAAATTACGGAATTCGCTGTTGTGCATTTAACTGAAATACTTAGTATACTGATTTGTGTTGTGTGTTTTCTTAATTTTAGGAGAAGGCTCCTTACGTTCAGAAGGCTGAGAAAAGGAAAGTTGATTATGAAAAGAACATGAATGCTTACAACAAGAAACTGGTACATAGCCTTTCGAACTTGGTGCCCTTGTGCTTTTGGAAGATTGTAACTCCCTAAATGTTTATGATTGACCTAATAACGATGTGGAACATGTTGAAAATGTAGGCTGAAGGTCCTGAAGATGAGCCAGAAGACGAGTCAGACAAATCCAGGTCTGAGGTTAACGATGAGGATGATGGTGATGACAGTGGCGAGGTGAATAAACTTATTTTGATTGTAAACAGTTGATTTTTTGTTCGAGGTTTTCTATAATCTGCTGGTGTCTAATTAAACCTTGTTGCTTCTTGAATTTTAGGAGGACGAGGATGATGACTAGGCTTGTCGATGAAGGTACAGATCAAGAGGGCGGTTTAAGGCTATTCAAGTTTCTCACTTTGCAGTATTAGGATTTGGGTTTTTTAAAAAGATGAAACTCAGTCACTTTGTATCCTATCCCGACTTGATTTAGCCACCGGCCTCGTACTTGTAGAACTAGTAGCGAATTACTAATTACTTGTGTTTAAGCCTAAATATGATGATTAATATCACCTCTTGTTAGTGGAATTGTTTTAGTGTAGTTCCTGTTTATTACTCGGGTTGTGGTTGTGTAATTTTCTGCAGTTTACGTCTTCTCAATCACATACGAGTAATCTTAGTGTAGTTCCTGTTTATTACTGCTCAGGTAGTGATTGTGTAATCCTTCTGCAATTTACCATTTCTCAAGTCTCATCCCATATTTCTTTGTGCTCTTGTTTATTTGTATTTGGGGGAAGCGCTGCAGCTTGTAGGACTTGTTTGTCACTGTCATGTCGAACACAGTTACCAATTTCTGTTACGAGCTACTCAGAAAACCCTATTTGTTTTGAAATGCAAACTCAAGTAGTCGTAGAATCTAAGTATCGAAACCCCACTGTTGTAAACGTTATGCTGACTAAAAAAGTGCAAACTCAAGTTGTCATAGAATCTAAGTATCGAACCCTTGGTGCTCGTTTGGATTTGGGATCATTTTACGAGGTTAATAGAGCTCAAAACAAAGAAGAAAATGAGGATGTTGAAGAGAGGATAGGGTGGTGAAGAGACAAAACGGGGTCGTGAGGGAATTAGTACTACCATAAGAGGATAATGCTTTACACTGGAAGGGGGTGGATAACTATGACTCCCTTTGTCGCAGAATTATTAGCATATCATCATCTCCTTCTATCCACCACCACCAATATCTCCTACTTTCCTTTGTATGTTGCATTCTTGCGTCTTTTACCCCCCATAACAATTACCTCCAATACAATCATGCCTTCAGTAAGAGAATAGGGATACAGATAGTGGATGTTCAATCTGACTATGGAAGTAAACTTTATGTTTGATTGGATATGGTTACCTCCCAATACAATCATGCCTTCAGTAATAGCCAACTCTGACTCTATGAGCAATGTGGTTTACTTTTACACACGTGGTTGCGATTGAAATGAAACTGTTGTTTTAAAACACGCTGTTTTTGCTTATATGGCTTGATTCTCTACGAATAGTTAAAGCTCGTAGAGTAGACAAGATTGTTGGCGAATACTTGCAAGACTGAATCAAGAGAAAATATATTCTATGTTTTAGATGACTGTTGATCAGAAATGTTATACGAGTTATTGTTGTTAGGCTGAATCAAGTGAACTCACATCTGTGATTTGAACTATATGGTTGTGTGTGTTAGTGATGTTTATTGGTGCAATGGAAGCGAGATGTTGCTTTTGCTGGATTTGAAGTTTCTATACAGATGAATATATCTGCTGAGAAAATGATACAGCAATACAGCATACCAATTTGTTCTTACTAGCAGTAATCATAGCTGAGGATTAGCAGTCAAATTGGGGAATATGTTTCTTAGAGTTTTACTGGTGCAAAAACCACATATAAGattcaaatcaacaagaaaacaGGCTAAATAGTGTAGCTAAGACAAGCTAACCTCCTAAACAAAGCTAGCTTGAAAAAGTTGCTCCAACTGCTAATTGTCAACAATCCACACTTTCTCCTCGTTTTGGCCTAGATTTTTCTTGGTGTAAAGGGGCCAAAAAGGGAAGTTTTGATGCAcatggtattttttttttttttttttttggtgacgaggggttTTAATCCCCGGCCCAGGCATTCCGGCGTCACCACCTGGACCATGTAAACCACCCCAATTGGGGCCGCCGAGATAACCGCATGCAATTGCTCATCCGTGGGTTCGAACACGGGGACGCCATGATTTTACTTTGCGTTTTGGGGAGGTTAAGTCTATCATTAGACTGCAAGCACTTGGTTAACACATAGTACTTTGTGTGTCTTATTTTGCATATGCTATTATAGACTATAGTGACATAATGTATCACACCAATACTTGAAAAAGACGTTTTTCACTAAATTATTGGGAAACCTCTCTTTCGTGACCCCCTAAACTTTCACTAATAAACCTTGCATGATATTCATACATGGGATTTACGATGTTAAGCGGTATCATACGATATCATACGAATTTACGTGTTTTCGTATGATTCCATAGCATAGTGTATTAAACTCCGATTAAAAGCAGTGACAAAATCCACTAAAATAGACTCCTCGAAACACACACACTACTTTGGTAATGTTCTCTTCCTCCTCTGGACCGTTGAACAATTAAACAAACTTCCAGCAAACCCTAACTCAAAATTCCACAACAATGGCGAAAACAAGAAGAATCGCCATAGCTTCAGACTATCAGCAAACTAGAGAGCAAAGGATTAAGCAAAACCGTGACCGTTTCCAGAAACTTGGCATTGTTGATCTCTGTCTTAAACTCAAGCCTAAGCGTCCTCCTAAACCTTTCAAATCCCCCTCTCTGGGCCCCACTCAACCCAGCCGTCGTTCCTCCAGGTTACACTTTACTGTTGTTTAATTAGCTTTTTGTCCATTATTTGCAGGGGCGGACCTAGAAATGAAAATTTTGGGTGCAAATTTTCCTCGTATTTTTTTAGAATTATGCTAAAGTCGGACTTTTGTTGCAAAACTCGATAATTTTAACTATTTTTGGGAGTTGGGTTGCGAGTGTAACCCTTTGCTACTTGCTAGCTCTTTGTGAGAGGTCTGTCTGAAGTGACGGATtttgtccgtcttcaatgagaatttgtggtattaatgaGTATTTGGATTTTTTTGTTAATGTGATGTTTCATTACCCCAATTTTATCGTCCCCTTTTTACTTTAGAAGGATTTAAGAAAAAGTGATAAACTACATACTCTAATGTGGTGGAGACGGTGTTAATTTGAGGGGTAATATTGGATGTTGAAACATTTTCCTTACTCGTGATTTGTATTCACTCCGTCCCAGTCTATTTTTTCgcatttttattctttgtgagggaTTTTAAAATCGAAGTCAAACGAATGATTGAGAGAGAGAGGAGTCAGTTATCattcatttgattgattttcGTTTATAATGGATTATGGGTATTTTACAGTCGTGATAACTGCATATAACTGCATAATTAAAACTATTCACTTGAAGATGTTGATTGTTCTGTTGGCAATCTTTTCTCTCGTTTCTTTTAATTTGGAAATGGTAATTGTTCCGTCTTATTGATTTAGCTTAATTTACTGTTAAATAGACTGCAAAATCCTCCACCTGTTCCGAAAAGAAGCAGGGACATTGTATTAGAAGAGGGAACAAAGCCGGCCGAGGACCCTAACAAGCCCAAGAGGCCACTTAGTGCCTTCTTTGTTTTCATGTAATTTTCGCTTTGTTGCTCTACTATCCCTCTTATTGGTTAACTGTCGTGTGCTTAGTTTCATTGCTGTGATTCTGatggttgttgttttgtctataTTAGGGAGGATTTCCGAGTTCAGTATCAGCAGATACACCCCGATAACAAATCTGTTGCTGCCGTGAGTCCCATTTCATTCTTGAATTGACAcatgattttaatgtgatctaTTATTTGTAAAATGTGTACAGCTTTTGTTAACCAGATCGGTCTTTTGTTTATAGGCTGGGAAAGCCGGTGGAGTTAAATGGAGGTCAATGTCTGATGCTGTAAGTCTTATAGCTGTTGCTTGTATTTCGGAATTTGCTGTTGTGCATTCAACTGAAACACTTGTATACTGATTTGTGTTGTGTGTTTTCTAACTTTAAGGAAAAGGTGCCGTACGTTGAAGAAGTGGAGAAACGGAAGGCCGACTATGAAAGAATTATGAGTGCTTACAAAAAGAGACTGGTGCATTGCCCTTTGAACTTGgtgctcttatgcttttggaagTTTGTAGCTCGAAGTGTTTATGATTGTGTTAAAAACGATTTGGAATGTGTTGAAAATGTAGGCTGAAGGTTCTCAAGATGAGCGTGAAGACGAGGCAGACAAATCCAAGTTTGAGGTTAATGATGAGGATGTAGAGTATAACAGTGGCAAGGTAAATAAACTTTTGAATGTCGCACCCCAATTACAAATCTATTGCTATTGTGAGTCCCGTTCATTCTTGAATTTGCAGATGATGTGAATTTGATCTATTATTTGTTAAATGTGTACAGCTTACGTTAACTAGATTGGTCTTTTGTTTATAGGTTTGCAAAGCCGGTGGAGAGGAATGGAGGTCAATGTCTGATGCTGTAAGTTTTGTAGCTATTGCTTAAATTTCGCAATCTGCTGTTTTGCATTCAACTGAAACACCTGTACTGGTTTGTGTTATGTGCTTTAGGAAACGGCGCCTTGCATtgaaaaagaggagaaaaggaaAGCTGAGTATGAAAAAACCATGAGTGCTTAACTGACTGATTATATCATATTAGAGACTTTTGCTAGTTGGGTAATTAGATATGTTTTATTGATTTAGCTTAATTTACTGTTGAATAGACTGCAACATGGTCCACCTGATTCGCCCGTGAAGCCTAAGAAAGATAAAACAAAAAGAAGCAGCGATATTATGTTAGAAGAGGGGGCAAAGCCGGAGTTTGATATTGAGAAGCATGATAAGTTGTTGGGGAACACGGAGATACCCTCAATATTTTCCATGAACAGGTAGGCTGAAGATGGTACCAAAATTTATGATTTTTGACTCAAACATGTTTTGCTTGTAATTTAGTCATTGTTTAGTCTTATGATCTATTTGATCTATTTTTTACTTCGATTTTCAAAACCTACAAGTTTAACTCGACTTTTGCATTATGTTTCACTCCCcatttgtttttcacttttctttttctatATTTTCACATTTTTTAGGTGTGTgatcacccatggacggttctaaggatgattcatgtcagtcaaccgcaaatcatttcgggattaaggctctgttgttgttgttgttgttgttgttactctTCTACCATAGCAACTTCACAGCTCTTTACATGCCAAATCAATGATTCGAAAAATTGGGGTAGATTGGAAACCCGAGATTTTGCTTTTGATCTTTTGAGTACTTGTTCTTTATAAGTTGACCTCTTAAATTTAGAGTGACAGTTGTATTATTCTGATGATGCTATATGCACTTTTAATGCAAGATCTGTCTATAATCTGTCTTGTATGACGATTGATTTCGGAAATTTTATTCAGGCTTTCTGTGAAAAAAGGTGCTGCTAAGAAGGGGAGGACAGCCAAGCACCGTAAGAAGCCCAAGAGGCCACCTAGTGCCTTCTTTGTTTTCATGTAATTTTCGCTTTGTTGGTCCACTATTCTCCTTATTGGTTTACTGTCATGCCCTTAGTTTCCTTGCTGCGACTCTtatgtttgttgttttgtttatattAGGGAGGATTTTCGAGTTCAGTATAAGCAAAAACACCCCGATAACAAATTTATTGCTACTGTGAGTCCCGTTCATTCTTGAATTTGCAGATTATTTGAATTTGTTCTATTATTTGTTAAATGTGACAGCTTTTGTTAACCAGATCGGTCTTTTGTTTATAGTTTGCGAAAGCCGCTGGAGAGAAATGGAAGTCAATGTCTGATGCTGTAAGTTTAGTGGCTATTGCTTAAATTTCGTAATTTTCTGTTGTGCAGCCGAGTGAAACTCTTGTATACTGATTTGTGTTGTGTGTTTTCTAACTTTAAGGAAAAGGCGCCTTATGTTGAAGAAGTGGAGAAAAGGAAGGCCGACTATGAAAAAAACACGAGTGCTTACAAAAAGAGACGGGTACATAAGTACATTGCCCTTTGAACTTGGTGCTCTTGTGCTTTTGGAAGTTTGTAGCTCGAAGTGTTTATGATTGTGTTAAAAACGATCTGGAATGTGTTGAAAATGTAGGATGAAGGTTCTCAAGATGAGCATGAAGACGAGGCAGACAAATCCAAGTCTGAGGTTAATGATGAGGAGGTAGATTATAACAGTGGCAAGGTAAATAAACTTTTGAATGTCGCACCCCCTTTACAAATCTATTGCTATTGTGAGTCCCGTTCATTCTTGAATTTGCAGATGATGTGAATTTGATCTATTATTTGTTAAATGTGTACAGCTTATGTTAACTAGATTGATCTTTTGTTTATAGGTTTGGAAAGCTGGTGGAGAGAAATGGAGGTCAATGTCTGATGCTGTAAGTTTTGTAGCTATTGCTTAAATTTCGCAATTTGCTGTTTTGCATTCAACTGAAACACCTGTACTGGTTTGTGTTATGTGTTTTAGGAAAAGGCGCCTTACATTGAAAAAGCGGAGGAAAGGAAAGCTGAGTATGAAAAAACCACGAGTGCTTAACTGACTGATTATATCATATTAGAGACTTTTGCTAGTTGGGTAATTAGATATGTTTTATTGATTTAGCTTAATTTACTGTTGAATAGACTGCAAAATGGTCCACCTGTTTCGCCCGTGAAGCCTAAGGAAGATAAAGCGAAAAGAAGCAGGGATATTATGTTAGAAGAGGGTGCAAAGCCGGAGTTTGATATTGAGGAGCATGATAAGTTGTTGGGGACCACGGAGATACCCTCAATATTTTCCGTGAACAGGTATGCTGAAGATGGTACCAAAATTTATGATTTTTGACTCAAACATGTTTTGCTTGTAATTTAGTCATTGTTTAGACTTTTGATCtattttttactttgattttcaAAACCTACAAGTTTAACTTGCATTTTGCATTATGTTTCACTCCCCATTTGCttttcacttttctttttctattttttcacaTTTTTGAGGTGTGTgatcacccatggacggttctaaggATGATTTATGTCagtcgaccccaaatcattttgggattaaggctctgttgttgttgttgcttttcTACTATAGCAACTTCACGGCTCTTTACATGCCAAATCAATGATTCGAAAAATTGGGGTAGATTGGAAACCCGGGATTGATTGCTTTTGATCTTttgggtgtgtttggatagcaaaagtggagggaaagggaggggagggggaaggaggaaagggaaagggaaagaagggtaggggagggggaatggagtgtggtgttttgatacaatttccctcaaaatcttgcctattgtggagagattttgtttaggcttggaggagggaaattcgatccctccaaatctctccccctccatttccctccaccctaattccctatccaaacaagggattttaaatcctctattctccctccctttcttttcactccaaatccctcaatccaaccACACCCTAGGGTGTGtaaggtgtgtttggatagcaaa is a window encoding:
- the LOC141611782 gene encoding high mobility group B protein 3-like encodes the protein MKGGKSKADTKKAEGRLAVKKGAPAKKGKPAKDPNKPKRPPSAFFVFMEDFRVQYKQKHPNNKSVAAVGKAGGEKWKSLSDAEKAPYVQKAEKRKVDYEKNMNAYNKKLAEGPEDEPEDESDKSRSEVNDEDDGDDSGEEDEDDD
- the LOC141611738 gene encoding uncharacterized protein LOC141611738 isoform X4 codes for the protein MAKTRRIAIASDYQQTREQRIKQNRDRFQKLGIVDLCLKLKPKRPPKPFKSPSLGPTQPSRRSSRLQNPPPVPKRSRDIVLEEGTKPAEDPNKPKRPLSAFFVFMEDFRVQYQQIHPDNKSVAAAGKAGGVKWRSMSDAEKVPYVEEVEKRKADYERIMSAYKKRLAEGSQDEREDEADKSKFEVNDEDVEYNSGKVCKAGGEEWRSMSDAETAPCIEKEEKRKAELQHGPPDSPVKPKKDKTKRSSDIMLEEGAKPEFDIEKHDKLLGNTEIPSIFSMNRCVITHGRF
- the LOC141611738 gene encoding uncharacterized protein LOC141611738 isoform X1; its protein translation is MAKTRRIAIASDYQQTREQRIKQNRDRFQKLGIVDLCLKLKPKRPPKPFKSPSLGPTQPSRRSSRLQNPPPVPKRSRDIVLEEGTKPAEDPNKPKRPLSAFFVFMEDFRVQYQQIHPDNKSVAAAGKAGGVKWRSMSDAEKVPYVEEVEKRKADYERIMSAYKKRLAEGSQDEREDEADKSKFEVNDEDVEYNSGKVCKAGGEEWRSMSDAETAPCIEKEEKRKAELQHGPPDSPVKPKKDKTKRSSDIMLEEGAKPEFDIEKHDKLLGNTEIPSIFSMNRLSVKKGAAKKGRTAKHRKKPKRPPSAFFVFMEDFRVQYKQKHPDNKFIATFAKAAGEKWKSMSDAEKAPYVEEVEKRKADYEKNTSAYKKRRDEGSQDEHEDEADKSKSEVNDEEVDYNSGKVWKAGGEKWRSMSDAEKAPYIEKAEERKAELQNGPPVSPVKPKEDKAKRSRDIMLEEGAKPEFDIEEHDKLLGTTEIPSIFSVNRLSVKKGAPKKRTAKHRKKPKRPPGAFFVFMEDFRVQHKQKHPDNKSIATFAKAAGEKWKSMSDAEKAPYVEEVKKRKADYEKNMRAYKKRRAEESQDEREDESDKSGSEVNDEDEDDDSGKEVENDD
- the LOC141611738 gene encoding uncharacterized protein LOC141611738 isoform X3; translated protein: MAKTRRIAIASDYQQTREQRIKQNRDRFQKLGIVDLCLKLKPKRPPKPFKSPSLGPTQPSRRSSRLQNPPPVPKRSRDIVLEEGTKPAEDPNKPKRPLSAFFVFMEDFRVQYQQIHPDNKSVAAAGKAGGVKWRSMSDAEKVPYVEEVEKRKADYERIMSAYKKRLAEGSQDEREDEADKSKFEVNDEDVEYNSGKVCKAGGEEWRSMSDAETAPCIEKEEKRKAELQNGPPVSPVKPKEDKAKRSRDIMLEEGAKPEFDIEEHDKLLGTTEIPSIFSVNRLSVKKGAPKKRTAKHRKKPKRPPGAFFVFMEDFRVQHKQKHPDNKSIATFAKAAGEKWKSMSDAEKAPYVEEVKKRKADYEKNMRAYKKRRAEESQDEREDESDKSGSEVNDEDEDDDSGKEVENDD
- the LOC141611738 gene encoding uncharacterized protein LOC141611738 isoform X2 translates to MAKTRRIAIASDYQQTREQRIKQNRDRFQKLGIVDLCLKLKPKRPPKPFKSPSLGPTQPSRRSSRLQNPPPVPKRSRDIVLEEGTKPAEDPNKPKRPLSAFFVFMEDFRVQYQQIHPDNKSVAAAGKAGGVKWRSMSDAEKVPYVEEVEKRKADYERIMSAYKKRLAEGSQDEREDEADKSKFEVNDEDVEYNSGKVCKAGGEEWRSMSDAETAPCIEKEEKRKAELQHGPPDSPVKPKKDKTKRSSDIMLEEGAKPEFDIEKHDKLLGNTEIPSIFSMNRLSVKKGAAKKGRTAKHRKKPKRPPSAFFVFMEDFRVQYKQKHPNNKSVAIVGKAGGEKWKSLSDADKAPYVQKAEKRKVEYEKNMTAYNKKLAGGPEEEPEEESDKSKSEVNDEDDDDDDSGEEDEDDD